In Propionicimonas paludicola, a single window of DNA contains:
- a CDS encoding succinate dehydrogenase cytochrome b subunit has protein sequence MAVTGLLMIGFLLMHMFGNSKMFLGEESFNHYAEWLKVEMLYPLLPKGWFIWIFRAVMVAAIVLHIYSAVTLWRRAKLASPTTYEAKRRLAQTYSARTMRWGGIILAGLLIFHLAQFTVHATLVAGPYTGSPYQMVLSEFRIWWMVALYALWMVTVCMHIRHGFWSAFATLGANTSPKAQVVLNACAWAVAILLYIGFMVMPVAVFFGWIGR, from the coding sequence ATGGCCGTAACCGGTCTGCTGATGATCGGCTTCCTGCTGATGCATATGTTCGGCAACTCGAAGATGTTCCTCGGCGAGGAGTCCTTCAACCACTATGCAGAGTGGCTGAAGGTCGAAATGCTCTACCCGCTGCTGCCTAAGGGCTGGTTCATCTGGATCTTCCGGGCGGTGATGGTCGCAGCGATCGTGCTGCACATCTACTCGGCAGTGACCCTGTGGCGGCGGGCCAAGCTGGCCAGCCCCACCACCTACGAGGCGAAGCGGCGGCTGGCCCAGACCTACTCGGCGCGCACCATGCGCTGGGGCGGCATCATCCTGGCCGGCCTGCTGATCTTCCATCTCGCCCAGTTCACCGTGCATGCAACCCTGGTTGCCGGTCCCTACACCGGTAGCCCGTACCAGATGGTTCTCTCCGAGTTCCGGATCTGGTGGATGGTGGCGCTGTACGCGCTGTGGATGGTGACCGTCTGCATGCACATCCGGCACGGCTTCTGGAGCGCCTTCGCGACTCTGGGTGCCAACACCAGCCCGAAGGCCCAGGTCGTGTTGAACGCCTGCGCGTGGGCCGTGGCGATCCTGCTCTACATCGGCTTCATGGTCATGCCTGTGGCCGTCTTCTTTGGATGGATTGGACGATGA
- a CDS encoding fumarate reductase/succinate dehydrogenase flavoprotein subunit, whose product MTTTTKAADAKKLPGADYFTLGEPVADTKAPGGPIEQKWAKRKFEAKLVNPANRRKLTVIIVGTGLAGGAAAASLGEAGYNVLNFCYQDSPRRAHSIAAQGGINAAKNYRNDNDSTFRLFYDTVKGGDYRARETNVYRLAEVSANIIDQCVAQGVPFAREYGGLLDNRSFGGVQVQRTFYARGQTGQQLLIGAYQALERQVAAGTVKMYARHEMLELIVADGKARGIVTRDMVTGEIETYFADAVVLATGGYGNVFFLSTNAMGCNVTANWRAHRKGAYFANPCYTQIHPTCIPVHGETQSKLTLMSESLRNDGRIWVPKKAEDCGKDPREIAEEDRDYYLERIYPSFGNLVPRDIASRQAKNRCDEGRGVGPAVKEYDDNGNEKMVRRGVYLDFSDAISRLGKDGVAARYGNLFDMYAQITGENPYETPMRIYPAVHYTMGGLWVDYDLSSNIPGLYVTGEANFSDHGANRLGASALMQGLADGYFVLPNTINDYLADALKFPAVDASHPAAVEALESVKGRIDKLLSINGSRTVDSFHKELGHIMWEYCGMERTEEGLKLAIAKIDELQAEFWKDVKVTGVNEDFNQTLERAGRVADFFELGRLMCVDALHRRESCGGHFRAESQTEDGEALRHDDEFLYAAAWEFTGTGEKPVLHKEDLVYEAIELKQRSYK is encoded by the coding sequence ATGACGACGACAACCAAGGCTGCGGACGCGAAGAAGCTCCCCGGCGCCGACTACTTCACTCTGGGCGAGCCGGTTGCCGATACCAAGGCACCGGGCGGTCCGATCGAGCAGAAGTGGGCCAAGCGTAAGTTCGAGGCGAAGCTGGTCAACCCGGCCAACCGCCGCAAGCTGACGGTGATCATCGTCGGCACCGGCCTGGCCGGCGGCGCTGCGGCCGCCTCGCTGGGCGAGGCGGGCTACAACGTCCTCAACTTCTGCTACCAGGACAGCCCGCGCCGGGCGCACTCGATTGCGGCTCAGGGTGGCATCAACGCCGCCAAGAACTACCGCAACGACAACGACTCGACGTTCCGGCTGTTCTACGACACGGTCAAGGGCGGCGACTACCGCGCTCGTGAGACCAACGTCTACCGGCTGGCCGAGGTCAGCGCGAACATCATCGACCAGTGCGTGGCTCAGGGCGTCCCGTTCGCCCGTGAGTACGGCGGCCTGCTCGACAACCGCTCCTTCGGTGGCGTCCAGGTGCAGCGCACCTTCTACGCCCGTGGCCAAACCGGTCAGCAGCTGCTGATCGGCGCCTACCAGGCGCTGGAGCGCCAGGTGGCGGCCGGGACGGTCAAGATGTACGCCCGCCACGAGATGCTCGAGCTGATCGTTGCTGACGGCAAGGCGCGCGGCATCGTCACTCGGGACATGGTGACCGGGGAGATCGAGACGTACTTCGCCGACGCGGTCGTGCTGGCCACCGGTGGCTACGGCAACGTGTTCTTCCTGTCCACCAATGCCATGGGCTGCAATGTGACCGCGAACTGGCGGGCACACCGCAAGGGCGCGTACTTCGCCAACCCCTGCTACACGCAGATCCACCCGACCTGCATCCCGGTGCACGGCGAGACTCAGTCGAAGCTGACCCTGATGTCGGAGTCGCTGCGTAACGACGGCCGCATCTGGGTTCCCAAGAAGGCTGAGGACTGCGGCAAGGATCCGCGCGAGATCGCCGAGGAGGACCGCGACTACTACCTGGAGCGGATCTACCCGTCCTTCGGCAACCTGGTTCCGCGTGACATCGCGTCCCGTCAGGCCAAGAACCGCTGCGACGAGGGCCGCGGCGTCGGCCCGGCCGTCAAGGAGTACGACGACAACGGCAACGAGAAGATGGTGCGCCGCGGCGTCTACCTGGACTTCTCCGACGCCATCTCGCGACTGGGCAAGGACGGAGTGGCGGCCCGCTACGGCAACCTCTTCGACATGTACGCCCAGATCACCGGTGAGAACCCGTACGAGACTCCGATGCGGATCTACCCGGCGGTGCACTACACGATGGGTGGCCTGTGGGTCGACTACGACCTGTCCAGCAACATCCCGGGCCTGTACGTGACCGGTGAGGCGAACTTCTCCGATCACGGCGCGAACCGGCTCGGTGCGTCCGCGCTGATGCAGGGCCTGGCCGATGGCTACTTCGTCCTGCCGAACACCATCAACGACTACCTCGCCGATGCCCTGAAGTTCCCGGCTGTGGACGCTTCGCACCCGGCAGCGGTCGAGGCGCTCGAATCGGTGAAGGGTCGGATCGACAAGCTGCTCTCGATCAACGGCTCCCGCACGGTCGACTCCTTCCACAAGGAGCTCGGTCACATCATGTGGGAGTACTGCGGCATGGAGCGCACCGAAGAGGGTCTGAAGCTGGCGATCGCCAAGATCGACGAGCTGCAGGCCGAGTTCTGGAAGGACGTCAAGGTCACCGGCGTCAACGAGGACTTCAACCAGACCCTGGAGCGGGCCGGCCGGGTGGCCGACTTCTTCGAACTGGGCCGGCTGATGTGCGTCGATGCGCTGCACCGTCGCGAGTCCTGCGGTGGTCACTTCCGGGCCGAGAGCCAGACCGAGGACGGCGAGGCGCTGCGCCACGACGACGAGTTCCTCTACGCGGCGGCCTGGGAGTTCACCGGCACCGGCGAGAAGCCCGTCCTGCACAAGGAAGATCTGGTCTACGAGGC